In Streptomyces puniciscabiei, a single genomic region encodes these proteins:
- a CDS encoding urease accessory protein UreF, translated as MSRAALLVLADGRFPAGGHAHSGGAEAAVKAGRITSAASLEDFCRGRLHTAGLVAGALAAAAVLGVDPGELDAAADARTPSPALRVAARRLGRQLVRAARSAWPSAELDALARRFPKGAHQPVVLGLAARAAGLGPDDAAYCAVYESVSGPTTATVRLLSLDPFDATGVLARLASELDRVVDQAVAAARRVRDEGVDALPAASGPLLEIGAEWHAGWPVRLFAS; from the coding sequence ATGTCTCGGGCAGCACTTCTCGTCCTGGCCGACGGCCGCTTCCCCGCCGGAGGGCACGCGCACTCCGGCGGGGCGGAGGCCGCCGTCAAGGCGGGCCGGATCACCTCCGCCGCGAGCCTGGAGGACTTCTGCCGGGGCCGGCTGCACACCGCCGGACTGGTCGCGGGCGCGCTGGCGGCGGCCGCCGTGCTCGGCGTGGATCCCGGGGAGCTGGACGCGGCGGCGGACGCCCGTACGCCGTCGCCCGCCCTGCGCGTCGCTGCGCGTCGCCTCGGCCGACAGCTGGTGCGGGCGGCGCGGTCCGCCTGGCCGTCGGCCGAACTCGACGCGCTGGCACGGCGATTCCCCAAGGGGGCGCACCAGCCGGTGGTCCTCGGTCTCGCCGCGCGGGCGGCCGGGCTGGGGCCGGACGACGCGGCGTACTGCGCGGTGTACGAGAGCGTGAGCGGGCCGACGACGGCGACGGTACGACTGCTGAGCCTCGACCCGTTCGACGCCACGGGCGTACTGGCGCGGCTGGCTTCGGAGCTGGACCGCGTCGTGGACCAAGCGGTGGCGGCGGCCCGGAGAGTGCGCGACGAGGGCGTCGACGCGTTGCCGGCGGCGTCCGGGCCGCTGCTGGAGATCGGCGCGGAGTGGCATGCGGGCTGGCCCGTGCGGCTGTTCGCGTCGTAG
- a CDS encoding helix-turn-helix domain-containing protein, which yields MQNGPAVRRRKLGAELRTLRTGAGLTSGEAARLVGWHQSKVSRIETGASGVKPADVRLLLDAYEVRDGQLRELLLMLAGSEDTGDRHRWWHAYRGVLPPAYRDFISLESQASTMRTLETTVVPGLLQTPEYARAVTRAAVTDLDEEGLDTLVEVRLARQDVLRADPPLELSAVLDEAVLRREVGGPEVMARQLERLMEAARLPQVRLQVLPFGAGAHVGLTGPFVILSFPSTSDLDVVVLDQLTSSLYLERKEDLMAYTEAFDTLRMHALSPEDTLDYIAGIGDGA from the coding sequence ATGCAGAACGGGCCGGCCGTGCGCCGCCGGAAACTGGGCGCCGAACTGCGCACGCTGCGCACGGGTGCTGGGCTCACGAGCGGTGAGGCGGCCCGGCTGGTCGGCTGGCACCAGTCGAAGGTCAGCCGTATCGAGACCGGTGCCAGTGGTGTGAAACCAGCCGATGTGCGGTTACTTCTCGACGCCTACGAGGTACGGGACGGACAACTGCGCGAGTTGCTGCTGATGCTGGCGGGCTCCGAGGACACGGGCGACCGGCACCGCTGGTGGCACGCCTACCGCGGGGTGCTGCCGCCCGCGTACCGGGATTTCATCAGCCTGGAGTCGCAGGCCAGCACTATGCGCACCCTGGAGACCACGGTCGTACCCGGCCTGCTGCAGACGCCCGAGTACGCCCGGGCGGTGACCCGGGCGGCCGTGACGGACCTGGACGAGGAGGGCCTGGACACGCTGGTGGAGGTGCGGCTGGCCAGGCAGGACGTGCTCCGCGCCGACCCCCCGCTGGAGCTGAGCGCGGTGCTGGACGAGGCGGTGCTGCGGCGCGAGGTCGGCGGCCCCGAGGTGATGGCCCGGCAGCTGGAGCGGCTGATGGAGGCGGCCCGGCTGCCCCAAGTCCGGCTCCAGGTACTGCCGTTCGGGGCCGGAGCGCATGTCGGCCTCACCGGGCCTTTCGTTATCTTGTCATTTCCGAGCACTTCTGATCTGGATGTGGTTGTTCTCGACCAGTTGACGAGTAGCCTCTACCTCGAACGGAAAGAAGACCTCATGGCCTACACGGAGGCCTTCGACACCCTTCGGATGCACGCCCTCTCACCCGAGGACACGTTGGACTACATCGCCGGGATAGGTGACGGCGCGTAA
- a CDS encoding ATP-binding protein, protein MADHLEASVTLPSDPASVSAARTYVVGTLAEWGLPSDTETADTVRLIVSELATNAVQHTFGQSPTFTVDIALDRDEHLRIGVTDSHPRFPKRLPAAVQQDNGRGMVIIRWLTAECGGKLRVRPTREGGKTVSIELPWIIPAEPVPVAAPQEP, encoded by the coding sequence ATGGCAGACCATCTGGAAGCATCCGTCACTCTGCCGAGCGATCCCGCCTCGGTCTCCGCCGCCCGCACGTATGTCGTGGGCACGCTCGCGGAGTGGGGCCTGCCGTCGGACACCGAGACGGCCGACACCGTGCGGCTCATCGTCTCCGAACTCGCCACGAACGCCGTACAGCACACCTTCGGTCAGTCACCCACCTTCACGGTCGACATCGCGCTGGACCGTGACGAACATCTGCGCATCGGCGTCACGGACAGTCACCCGCGCTTTCCGAAGAGACTGCCCGCCGCCGTCCAGCAGGACAACGGCCGCGGCATGGTCATCATCCGCTGGCTCACCGCGGAGTGCGGCGGCAAGCTCCGCGTCCGCCCCACCCGCGAGGGCGGCAAGACGGTCTCCATCGAACTCCCCTGGATCATCCCGGCCGAGCCGGTGCCTGTGGCGGCCCCGCAGGAGCCGTAG
- a CDS encoding urease subunit alpha, producing the protein MPEISRGAYADLFGPTAGDRVRLADTDLLIEIEEDRSGGPGASGDEAVFGGGKVIRESMGQSRATRAEGTPDTVITGVVIVDHWGIVKADVGIRDGRIAAIGKAGNPDTMDGVHPRLVIGPETEIIAGNGRILTAGAIDAHVHFICPQIADEALASGITTLVGGGTGPAEGSKATTVTPGPWHLARMFEAMEAYPVNVGFLGKGNTVSHEAMLSQIRGGAAGLKLHEDWGSTPAVIDAALTVADRTGIQVAIHTDTLNEAGFVGDTLAAIAGRGIHSYHTEGAGGGHAPDIMTVVSQPNVLPSSTNPTRPYTVNTAEEHLDMLMVCHHLNPAVPEDLAFAESRIRPSTIGAEDVLHDLGAISIISSDSQAMGRVGEVILRTWQTAHVMKRRRGALPGDGRADNHRVRRYVAKYTINPALAQGLAAEIGSVETGKLADLVLWEPAFFGVKPHLVLKGGQIAYAQMGDANASIPTPQPILPRPMYGAIGRAPAANSVNFVAPLAIEDGLPERLGLGKRFTAIASTRAVTKADMRENDARPDVRIDPDSFAVHIDGELVEATPAAELPMAQRYFLF; encoded by the coding sequence ATGCCTGAGATCTCGCGTGGCGCCTACGCCGACCTGTTCGGGCCGACCGCCGGTGACCGTGTCCGGCTCGCCGACACCGACCTGCTGATCGAGATCGAGGAGGACCGCTCCGGCGGACCCGGCGCGTCCGGCGACGAGGCGGTCTTCGGCGGCGGCAAGGTCATCCGTGAGTCCATGGGCCAGTCCCGCGCCACCCGGGCCGAGGGCACCCCCGACACCGTCATCACCGGGGTCGTCATCGTCGACCACTGGGGGATCGTCAAGGCCGACGTCGGCATCCGCGACGGCCGGATCGCCGCGATCGGCAAGGCCGGGAACCCGGACACGATGGACGGCGTCCACCCCCGCCTGGTCATCGGTCCCGAGACCGAGATCATCGCGGGCAACGGGCGGATCCTCACCGCCGGCGCCATCGACGCGCACGTGCACTTCATCTGCCCGCAGATCGCCGACGAGGCGCTGGCCTCCGGCATCACAACCCTGGTCGGCGGCGGCACCGGCCCCGCCGAGGGCTCCAAGGCCACCACCGTCACACCCGGCCCCTGGCACCTCGCCCGGATGTTCGAGGCGATGGAGGCCTATCCGGTCAACGTCGGCTTCCTCGGCAAGGGCAACACCGTCTCGCACGAGGCGATGCTCTCCCAGATCCGGGGCGGCGCGGCCGGCCTGAAGCTGCACGAGGACTGGGGCTCGACCCCGGCCGTCATCGACGCCGCGCTGACCGTCGCGGACCGCACCGGCATCCAGGTCGCCATCCACACGGACACCCTGAACGAGGCCGGTTTCGTCGGTGACACCCTCGCCGCGATCGCGGGCCGGGGCATCCACTCGTACCACACCGAGGGGGCCGGCGGCGGGCACGCGCCGGACATCATGACCGTGGTCTCGCAGCCCAACGTGCTGCCCAGCTCCACCAACCCCACCCGGCCCTACACCGTCAACACCGCCGAGGAACACCTCGACATGCTGATGGTCTGTCACCACCTCAACCCCGCCGTCCCCGAGGACCTGGCGTTCGCCGAGTCCCGGATCCGGCCGTCCACCATCGGCGCGGAGGACGTCCTGCACGACCTCGGCGCGATCTCGATCATCTCCTCCGACTCCCAGGCCATGGGCCGCGTCGGCGAGGTCATCCTGCGCACCTGGCAGACGGCCCATGTGATGAAGCGCAGGCGCGGGGCGCTGCCCGGTGACGGACGCGCGGACAACCACCGCGTGCGTCGCTATGTCGCCAAGTACACGATCAATCCCGCGCTCGCCCAGGGTCTCGCCGCCGAGATCGGCTCGGTGGAGACCGGCAAGCTCGCCGACCTCGTGCTGTGGGAACCGGCGTTCTTCGGGGTCAAGCCGCACCTCGTGCTCAAGGGCGGGCAGATCGCCTACGCGCAGATGGGCGACGCCAACGCCTCCATCCCGACCCCGCAGCCGATCCTGCCCCGCCCGATGTACGGCGCGATCGGCCGGGCCCCGGCCGCCAACTCGGTCAACTTCGTGGCCCCGTTGGCGATCGAGGACGGCCTGCCGGAGCGGCTGGGACTCGGCAAGCGGTTCACGGCGATCGCGTCCACGCGTGCGGTGACCAAGGCCGACATGCGCGAGAACGACGCCCGGCCCGACGTCCGGATCGACCCCGACAGCTTCGCCGTCCACATCGACGGCGAACTGGTCGAGGCCACCCCGGCCGCCGAACTGCCCATGGCCCAGCGCTACTTCCTCTTCTGA
- a CDS encoding urease subunit beta has protein sequence MIPGEILFADDPVLVNEGREVTRLTVLNAADRPVQVGSHYHFAEANPGLEFDRAAARGKRLNVAAGTAVRFEPGIPVDVELVPLTGARIVPGLRGETGGALDA, from the coding sequence ATGATTCCCGGAGAGATCCTGTTCGCGGACGATCCCGTCCTGGTGAACGAGGGCCGCGAGGTCACCCGCCTCACCGTCCTCAACGCCGCCGACCGTCCGGTCCAGGTCGGCTCCCACTACCACTTCGCCGAGGCCAACCCCGGCCTGGAGTTCGACCGCGCCGCGGCCCGCGGCAAGCGGCTGAACGTCGCCGCCGGCACCGCCGTGCGCTTCGAGCCCGGCATCCCCGTCGACGTCGAACTCGTGCCCCTCACCGGCGCCCGGATCGTGCCGGGGCTGCGCGGGGAGACCGGAGGTGCCCTCGATGCCTGA
- the ureG gene encoding urease accessory protein UreG: MHLDHTHSGPAAVSADAHRPDGARRALRIGLGGPVGSGKTATVAALCRALRDELSLAVVTNDIYTREDAEFLLREAVLPPERITAVETGACPHTAIRDDISANLEAVEDLEDAVGPLDLILVESGGDNLTATFSRGLVDAQIFVIDVAGGDDIPRKGGPGVTTADLLVVNKTDLAPHVGSDLARMAADAKAQRAELPVVLQSLRSERGVADVASWVRERLAAWTA; the protein is encoded by the coding sequence ATGCACCTCGACCACACCCACTCCGGCCCCGCCGCCGTCAGCGCGGACGCGCACCGTCCCGATGGGGCGCGGCGGGCCCTGCGCATCGGGCTCGGTGGGCCCGTCGGATCCGGGAAGACCGCGACCGTCGCCGCGCTCTGCCGGGCCCTGCGCGACGAGCTGTCGCTGGCCGTCGTCACCAACGACATCTACACCCGTGAGGACGCCGAGTTCCTGCTCCGCGAGGCCGTGCTGCCGCCCGAGCGGATCACAGCCGTGGAGACGGGCGCCTGCCCGCACACCGCGATCCGCGACGACATCTCCGCGAACCTGGAGGCCGTCGAGGACCTGGAGGACGCGGTCGGCCCGCTGGACCTGATCCTCGTCGAGTCCGGCGGCGACAACCTCACCGCGACCTTCTCCAGGGGGCTCGTGGACGCGCAGATCTTCGTGATCGACGTGGCCGGCGGCGACGACATCCCGCGCAAGGGCGGTCCCGGTGTCACCACCGCCGACCTGCTCGTCGTCAACAAGACCGACCTCGCTCCCCACGTCGGCTCCGACCTCGCCCGGATGGCCGCCGACGCCAAGGCCCAGCGGGCCGAGCTCCCCGTCGTCCTCCAGTCGTT
- a CDS encoding urease subunit gamma, with protein sequence MQLTPHEQERLLIHVAADVAEKRRARGLKLNHPEAVALITSHILEGARDGRTVAELMSSGRKLLTRDDVMDGVPEMIHDVQVEATFPDGTKLVTVHEPII encoded by the coding sequence GTGCAACTGACCCCGCATGAGCAAGAGAGGCTGCTGATCCACGTGGCGGCCGACGTGGCCGAGAAGCGCAGGGCCCGCGGGCTCAAGCTCAACCACCCGGAAGCGGTCGCCCTCATCACGTCTCACATCCTCGAGGGCGCGCGTGACGGCCGTACCGTCGCCGAACTCATGTCCTCCGGCCGCAAGCTCCTCACCAGGGACGACGTCATGGACGGGGTCCCCGAGATGATCCACGACGTCCAGGTCGAGGCCACCTTCCCGGACGGCACCAAGCTCGTCACCGTCCACGAGCCGATCATCTGA
- a CDS encoding LysR family transcriptional regulator, with amino-acid sequence MYDPTRLAALVAVAEAGSITRAADRLGYTPPALSQQLAKLEREAGTALLVRHHRGARLTEAGEALVARARRVLDELEQARHELARLTGLTGGALRLGTFPTAGVHLLPPALSAFRRAHPDVTLSVADYDPPTGVTAVAAGEVDLALTHTYHPAERSPVPSSVRLEPVLVEELVLVTAPGHALSSTSSRLPLAELAGQPLISMAPHHPARRDVEALLSEAGATPALLVPTPGYAVVCALVSAGLGVAVVPEMVARTASTPVGVRPLEAGRLHRTISVAYRPDESTPAADAFRALLRGAFGRAGRSPGA; translated from the coding sequence ATGTACGACCCGACCCGGCTGGCCGCACTGGTGGCCGTCGCGGAGGCCGGCTCCATCACCCGGGCCGCCGACCGGCTCGGCTACACGCCGCCCGCCCTCTCCCAGCAACTGGCCAAGCTGGAGCGGGAGGCGGGTACCGCGCTGCTGGTGCGGCACCATCGTGGGGCCCGGCTGACCGAGGCGGGCGAGGCGCTGGTGGCACGGGCCCGGCGAGTGCTGGACGAGCTGGAACAGGCCCGGCACGAGCTGGCCCGGCTGACCGGTCTCACCGGCGGCGCGCTGCGGCTCGGCACCTTCCCGACCGCAGGGGTGCATCTGCTGCCGCCGGCGCTGAGCGCGTTCCGCCGGGCCCACCCGGACGTGACGCTGTCGGTCGCGGACTACGACCCGCCGACCGGGGTCACGGCCGTGGCGGCCGGCGAGGTGGACCTGGCGCTGACCCACACGTACCACCCCGCCGAGCGTTCCCCGGTGCCGTCGTCGGTGCGTCTGGAGCCGGTCCTGGTGGAGGAACTGGTGCTCGTGACCGCGCCCGGACACGCCCTGAGCAGCACCTCGTCCCGGCTGCCACTGGCCGAGCTGGCGGGACAGCCGCTGATCAGCATGGCACCGCACCATCCGGCCCGCCGGGACGTCGAGGCCCTGCTGTCCGAGGCGGGCGCCACACCCGCCCTGCTCGTCCCGACCCCCGGATACGCGGTGGTCTGCGCCCTCGTCAGCGCCGGCCTCGGCGTGGCCGTCGTCCCCGAGATGGTGGCCCGCACGGCCTCCACACCGGTCGGCGTACGCCCCCTGGAAGCGGGCCGCCTGCACCGCACCATCTCCGTGGCCTACCGCCCCGACGAATCGACGCCGGCCGCGGACGCCTTCCGCGCACTGCTCCGAGGAGCATTCGGCAGAGCCGGACGCTCACCGGGAGCTTGA
- a CDS encoding DUF397 domain-containing protein — protein MSALPRNVPASTDLHDVRWLRSSYSTGANNCVETARPRSGRGAGLLAVRDSKSPAGPALLFSAESWAGFLSTL, from the coding sequence ATGTCAGCACTGCCTCGGAACGTCCCTGCCAGTACCGACCTGCACGACGTGCGCTGGCTGCGCAGCAGCTACAGCACGGGAGCCAACAACTGCGTGGAGACGGCCCGGCCGCGCTCCGGCCGCGGGGCCGGACTGCTCGCCGTGCGCGACTCCAAGAGCCCGGCCGGACCCGCGCTGCTCTTCTCCGCCGAGAGCTGGGCCGGCTTCCTCAGCACTCTCTGA
- a CDS encoding C40 family peptidase, which produces MTAPNRVPSLMARAGTASALTLAAVGGSIAVPGLATDASAATLATKALQVAASKKGSPYQYGATGPRRFDCSGLTLYSFKKAGKTLPRTAAQQYNRTNHISARQRRAGDLVFFHSGSYVYHVGIYAGHNKIWHAPRTGSVVRLEKIWTPSVWYGRVS; this is translated from the coding sequence ATGACTGCGCCTAATCGTGTCCCGTCGCTCATGGCCCGGGCCGGCACGGCCTCGGCCCTCACCCTCGCCGCCGTCGGCGGCTCGATCGCGGTCCCCGGGCTCGCCACCGATGCCTCGGCCGCGACGCTCGCGACCAAAGCACTGCAGGTCGCGGCCTCCAAGAAGGGGTCTCCGTACCAGTACGGGGCCACGGGGCCGCGCAGGTTCGACTGCTCGGGGCTGACGCTCTACTCGTTCAAGAAGGCGGGCAAGACCCTGCCGCGTACCGCCGCACAGCAGTACAACCGGACGAACCACATCTCCGCCCGTCAACGCAGGGCCGGTGACCTGGTGTTCTTCCACTCGGGTTCCTACGTCTACCACGTCGGCATCTACGCCGGGCACAACAAGATCTGGCACGCCCCGAGGACCGGTTCCGTGGTCCGGCTCGAGAAGATCTGGACGCCGAGCGTCTGGTACGGCCGGGTCAGCTGA
- a CDS encoding 8-amino-7-oxononanoate synthase encodes MAFGWIDEQAEARRRAGLVRTLRPRPAESALLDLASNDYLGLAHHPEVTEGAVRAARTWGGGSTGSRLVTGTTELHTELERELAEFCGFEAALVFSSGYAANLAAVTTLGPHGSLIVSDAGNHASLIDGCRLARGERQVVAHADPEAVRKALATHQGPAIVVSDTVFSVDGDRAPLAGLAEACRERGAGLVVDDAHGLGVLGDGGRGAPYAAGLSGAADVVVTATLSKSLGSQGGVVLGPARVIDHLVNAARTFIFDTGLAPAAAGAALAALRLLVREPERAARARAVAAELHARLTTAGLEAVRPDAAVVSVRAPSPEQAVRWAADCRTAGLAVGCFRPPSVPDGISRLRLTARADLSGAEIERAVRVIGETRP; translated from the coding sequence ATGGCGTTCGGCTGGATCGACGAGCAGGCCGAGGCGCGCCGCCGCGCCGGACTCGTACGCACCCTGCGCCCGCGCCCCGCCGAGTCAGCCCTGCTGGATCTGGCGAGCAACGACTACCTGGGCCTCGCCCACCACCCCGAGGTCACCGAGGGGGCCGTCCGGGCCGCCCGGACCTGGGGCGGCGGCTCGACCGGCTCCCGGCTCGTCACCGGCACCACCGAGCTGCACACCGAGCTGGAGCGCGAGCTGGCCGAATTCTGCGGTTTCGAGGCGGCGCTGGTCTTCTCCTCCGGTTACGCCGCCAACCTGGCCGCCGTCACCACGCTCGGCCCGCACGGCTCGCTGATCGTCTCCGACGCCGGCAACCACGCCTCTCTCATCGACGGCTGCCGGCTGGCGCGGGGCGAGCGGCAGGTCGTCGCGCACGCCGATCCGGAGGCGGTGCGCAAGGCCCTGGCCACCCACCAGGGACCGGCGATCGTCGTCTCCGACACGGTGTTCTCGGTCGACGGCGACCGGGCACCGCTGGCCGGGCTGGCCGAGGCGTGCCGGGAGCGCGGCGCGGGACTGGTCGTGGACGACGCGCACGGGCTCGGGGTGCTGGGCGACGGCGGCCGGGGCGCGCCGTACGCGGCCGGTCTCTCGGGCGCCGCGGACGTGGTGGTCACCGCCACCCTGTCCAAGTCGCTGGGCAGTCAGGGGGGAGTGGTGCTCGGCCCGGCGCGGGTGATCGACCACCTGGTCAACGCGGCCCGGACCTTCATCTTCGACACCGGCCTCGCCCCGGCGGCGGCCGGCGCCGCGCTGGCGGCACTGCGGCTGCTCGTCCGCGAGCCGGAGCGTGCGGCGCGGGCCCGCGCGGTGGCCGCGGAACTGCACGCACGGCTGACCACCGCGGGTCTGGAAGCGGTGCGTCCGGACGCCGCGGTGGTCTCGGTGCGGGCTCCGTCCCCGGAGCAGGCCGTGCGCTGGGCGGCCGACTGCCGCACCGCGGGGCTCGCCGTGGGCTGTTTCCGTCCTCCCTCCGTGCCCGACGGCATCTCACGGCTGCGGCTGACGGCCCGGGCGGACCTGTCCGGGGCCGAGATCGAACGCGCTGTACGGGTGATCGGCGAAACGCGACCATGA
- the bioB gene encoding biotin synthase BioB, which translates to MDLLNTLVDKGLRRELPTREEALAVLATSDDDVLDVVAAAGKVRRHWFGRRVKLNYLVNLKSGLCPEDCSYCSQRLGSKADILKYTWLKPDEASQAAAAGLAGGAKRVCLVASGRGPTDRDVDRVSETIRTIKEQNEHVEVCACLGLLSDGQAERLREAGADAYNHNLNTSEGTYADITTTHTYADRVDTVQKAHAAGLSACSGLIAGMGESDEDLVDVVFSLRELDPDSVPVNFLIPFEGTPLAKEWNLTPQRCLRILAMVRFVCPDVEVRIAGGREVHLRTMQPLALHLANSIFLGDYLTSEGQAGKADLEMIADAGFEVEGAGEVTLPQHRVEAAAGCGSVCGSHEGCGSHEGADACGHEGACGTTAAPAAQEARTDLVAVRRRGAGTDLAPNA; encoded by the coding sequence ATGGACCTGCTGAACACGCTGGTGGACAAGGGACTGCGGCGCGAGCTGCCGACCCGCGAGGAAGCGCTCGCCGTTCTGGCCACCTCCGACGACGACGTGCTCGATGTGGTGGCCGCGGCCGGAAAGGTGCGCCGGCACTGGTTCGGGCGACGGGTGAAACTCAACTATCTGGTGAACCTCAAGTCGGGTCTGTGCCCTGAGGACTGCTCGTACTGTTCCCAGCGGCTCGGCTCGAAGGCCGACATCCTGAAGTACACCTGGCTCAAGCCCGACGAGGCCTCCCAGGCGGCCGCCGCGGGCCTCGCGGGCGGCGCCAAGCGGGTCTGCCTCGTGGCCAGCGGGCGCGGCCCGACGGACCGTGACGTGGACCGGGTCTCGGAGACGATCCGGACCATCAAGGAGCAGAACGAGCACGTCGAGGTGTGCGCCTGCCTCGGTCTGCTCTCCGACGGCCAGGCCGAGCGGCTGCGCGAGGCGGGCGCGGACGCCTACAACCACAACCTCAACACGTCCGAGGGGACGTACGCGGACATCACGACCACGCACACGTACGCCGACCGGGTGGACACGGTGCAGAAGGCGCACGCGGCCGGTCTGTCCGCCTGCTCCGGTCTGATCGCGGGCATGGGCGAGAGCGACGAGGACCTGGTGGACGTGGTCTTCAGCCTGCGCGAACTGGACCCGGACTCGGTGCCGGTGAACTTCCTCATCCCGTTCGAGGGCACCCCGCTGGCCAAGGAGTGGAACCTCACTCCGCAGCGGTGTCTGCGGATCCTCGCGATGGTCCGGTTCGTCTGCCCGGACGTGGAGGTCCGGATCGCGGGCGGCCGTGAGGTCCACCTGCGCACGATGCAGCCGCTCGCGCTGCACCTGGCCAACTCCATCTTCCTCGGCGACTACCTGACCAGCGAGGGCCAGGCCGGCAAGGCCGACCTGGAGATGATCGCGGACGCCGGGTTCGAGGTGGAGGGCGCCGGCGAGGTGACGCTGCCGCAGCACCGGGTGGAGGCCGCGGCCGGCTGCGGGTCGGTCTGCGGTTCGCACGAGGGCTGTGGCTCGCACGAGGGCGCGGACGCCTGCGGT
- a CDS encoding type II toxin-antitoxin system Phd/YefM family antitoxin: MAYEIPVTQARAELADLINRVVYGGERVVVTRHGKPLVALVSAADLERLDALEEAAGEQVVSSVSGVREAGSATREQQRFGIAAEHRGPGMAAEHRGPGVS, encoded by the coding sequence ATGGCCTACGAGATTCCGGTGACGCAAGCCAGGGCTGAGCTCGCCGATCTGATCAACCGGGTGGTGTACGGCGGTGAGCGCGTCGTCGTGACACGGCACGGCAAGCCGCTGGTCGCGCTCGTCTCGGCGGCCGACCTGGAGCGGCTGGACGCGCTGGAGGAGGCGGCCGGGGAGCAGGTCGTCAGCTCGGTCTCGGGCGTCCGCGAGGCCGGTTCCGCCACGCGCGAACAGCAGCGGTTCGGGATCGCGGCGGAGCATCGCGGTCCCGGCATGGCCGCCGAGCATCGCGGCCCGGGCGTGTCCTGA
- a CDS encoding ATP-dependent Clp protease proteolytic subunit, whose protein sequence is MSRAFARQVLPEFTERTGSGARTLDPYGKLFEDRIVFLGTTLDDTAANDVMAQFMYLEHAAPERDITLYVNSPGGTFSALTAVYDTMRYVSCDVATYCLGQAASHSALLLAAGTPGKRFMLPGARVVIEQPQLPEPMQGQFSDLLIQAEELARMRTVAEEMLVRHTGRTAEQVRRDLERDLVLDAAGAVAYGLVDAVVPGRRSTPGAPDAR, encoded by the coding sequence ATGTCCCGAGCGTTCGCCCGTCAGGTCCTGCCCGAGTTCACCGAGCGCACCGGCAGCGGTGCCCGCACGCTCGATCCCTACGGCAAGCTCTTCGAGGACCGGATCGTCTTCCTCGGTACCACGCTGGACGACACGGCGGCGAACGACGTGATGGCGCAGTTCATGTACCTCGAACACGCCGCCCCGGAGCGGGACATCACGCTGTACGTCAACTCCCCCGGCGGCACGTTCAGCGCGCTGACGGCGGTCTACGACACGATGCGCTACGTCAGTTGCGACGTGGCGACCTACTGCCTGGGTCAGGCCGCCTCCCACTCCGCCCTGCTGCTCGCGGCCGGCACCCCGGGCAAGCGGTTCATGCTGCCGGGCGCGCGCGTGGTGATCGAGCAGCCGCAGCTCCCGGAACCGATGCAGGGGCAGTTCAGCGACCTGCTCATCCAGGCCGAGGAGTTGGCCCGGATGCGCACAGTGGCCGAGGAGATGCTGGTACGGCACACCGGGCGCACGGCCGAGCAGGTACGGCGTGATCTGGAGCGGGACTTGGTCCTCGACGCCGCCGGGGCGGTGGCCTACGGCCTGGTCGACGCCGTCGTGCCCGGCCGGCGGAGCACCCCCGGCGCACCGGACGCGAGGTGA
- a CDS encoding LysE family translocator has protein sequence MDGQLIAFTGIAAGLVAMPGADFTVVVRNALVSRRAGAVCGLGIAGGLLVHTTLAVAGVAAVLVAVPALFRALQLLGGAYVLHLGVRTLWSLRGAVQSPEDSAAEPAHPLRQGFVTNVLNPKASLTFLSLLPQFVPAGSPALPRTLLLALIVCALALVWFQVVALLVDRLGRWLRRPRAARGLQAGTGVALTVLGAALLLEPLLP, from the coding sequence ATGGACGGACAGCTCATCGCCTTCACCGGGATCGCCGCCGGACTGGTCGCCATGCCGGGCGCCGACTTCACCGTGGTCGTCCGCAACGCGCTGGTCTCACGCCGGGCCGGCGCGGTCTGCGGACTCGGCATCGCGGGCGGACTCCTGGTGCACACCACCCTGGCGGTGGCCGGTGTCGCGGCCGTGCTGGTGGCCGTGCCCGCGCTGTTCCGGGCGCTGCAACTGCTGGGCGGCGCCTATGTGCTGCACCTCGGGGTGCGCACGCTGTGGTCGCTGCGGGGAGCCGTCCAGTCGCCCGAGGACTCGGCGGCCGAGCCGGCGCACCCGCTCCGGCAGGGCTTTGTCACCAACGTCCTCAACCCGAAGGCCTCGCTGACCTTCCTCAGCCTGCTGCCGCAGTTCGTGCCCGCCGGGAGCCCCGCGCTGCCCCGGACACTGCTGCTCGCCCTCATCGTGTGCGCGCTGGCGCTGGTGTGGTTCCAGGTGGTCGCGCTGCTGGTGGACCGTCTGGGCAGATGGCTGCGCCGGCCCCGGGCCGCCCGTGGGCTCCAGGCGGGCACCGGGGTGGCGCTGACGGTGCTTGGAGCGGCCCTGCTGCTGGAGCCGCTCCTGCCCTGA